Proteins encoded within one genomic window of Macaca fascicularis isolate 582-1 chromosome 16, T2T-MFA8v1.1:
- the LOC102141378 gene encoding dynactin subunit 6-like: MAILESIEVVTGAVPWQQRLRRGAQSVIHPKARIIAEAGPIVIGKGNLIEEQALIINAPSDNITPDTEDPEPKPMIIGTNNVLEVGCHSQAMKMGDNNVIELKAYVGRNGILTSGCLTGACCNLDTFKVIPENMVIYGADCLRRVQAERPQPRTLQLDFLMKILPNYHHLKKTMKGSSAPVKN, from the exons atggccattcttgagAGT ATTGAGGTTGTCACTGGGGCCGTACCATGGCAGCAAAGACTCAGAAGAGGAGCTCAGTCAGTGATCCATCCTAAAGCACGAATTATTGCGGAAGCCGGGCCAATAGTGATTGGCAAAGGGAACCTAATAGAAGAACAGGCCCTTATCATAAATGCTCCCTCGGATAATATCACTCCTGACACTGAGGATCCAGAACCAAAACCTATGATCATTGGCACCAATAATGTGCTTGAAGTTGGTTGTCATTCCCAAGCCATGAAAATGGGAGACAATAATGTCATTGAATTAAAAGCATATGTAGGCAGAAATGGAATATTGACAAGTGGCTGCCTCACTGGGGCTTGCTGTAACCTAGATACTTTTAAAGTCATCCCTGAGAATATGGTGATCTATGGTGCAGACTGCCTTCGTCGGGTGCAGGCTGAGCGACCGCAGCCCCGGACACTACAGCTGGATTTCTTGATGAAAATCTTGCCAAATTACCACCACCTAAAGAAGACTATGAAAGGAAGCTCAGCTCCAGTAAAGAACTAA